GGGTGTAGGGCAGCACGACCAGATCGGCGGCGGCAAACCAAAGGGGCACTTCAGACTCAGGGATATGGCCAAGGCGGGTGTGGACGTTGGCCTCGATGCCTTCCGCCCTCATGATAATCTGATAATTCTCCCAGGGCTCCCACGGCGCGCCCGCGACAACCAGTTGGATGTCCGGATAGCGCCTGCGGATGATAGCGAGGGCATAGAGCAGAACGTGGAGTCCTTTATAGGGCCGGATCGTTCCGAAGAAGAGAAGAGTTGGCCGATCCTGGTCGAGACCCAGTTGTTCTCGCGCGAGACGGGGCTCCATCGGGGTTGCGATGGTCGCGTCCACGCCCATGGGCACAGCGGCGACTCGGTCGGCTGGGAGTAAGAAATGCTCCAGAAGCTGGGTGCGATTGGTCTCGCTGTGGACGATCAATTGGTCCGCGAAACGATAGAGCATCCGGCTCGCGCGGAGGAACCAGGGGCTCGGCTCATGGGGCAGCACGTTGTGCACCGTGACGACCACGGGAAGGCGACGCAGTCGCGCGGCGAGAGCAAAGGCCAGACAAACCGGAAAGAGGGGCAGACTCCACCACTGAATGTGAACGATATCGGCGGGCGTGGTCAGGGCGTTCCAGAGCCAGCCGATGGGGTTATACCACGCAAGGCTATGACGCACGGTGAGACCGGGGGCCTGGGGCGCGGAACTGGTGGGGTCCATGGCGCGCTTCACACCGGGAAAAAGAAAGGCCGGGTACATGGCCTTGAATCCGACAGCCTGAACGGCGCCTCGGGCCGCGAGGGCACGGGCCAGCGCCCCGCAATAACCGGGGATGCCCTGGGCCTGCGGTGGGAAGGAACCGAGAAGGAGGATGACGGGGGATCG
This DNA window, taken from Candidatus Hydrogenedentota bacterium, encodes the following:
- a CDS encoding glycosyltransferase family 4 protein → MTESRSPVILLLGSFPPQAQGIPGYCGALARALAARGAVQAVGFKAMYPAFLFPGVKRAMDPTSSAPQAPGLTVRHSLAWYNPIGWLWNALTTPADIVHIQWWSLPLFPVCLAFALAARLRRLPVVVTVHNVLPHEPSPWFLRASRMLYRFADQLIVHSETNRTQLLEHFLLPADRVAAVPMGVDATIATPMEPRLAREQLGLDQDRPTLLFFGTIRPYKGLHVLLYALAIIRRRYPDIQLVVAGAPWEPWENYQIIMRAEGIEANVHTRLGHIPESEVPLWFAAADLVVLPYTHFDAQSAVGAQVLGHGRPLMVTACGGLPALVHGEKRWIAQPDDPVSLAVKLGDFLEDREGAEADFAAIARRVGEGMSHEAAAGAHWTIYDRMAAR